One Drosophila kikkawai strain 14028-0561.14 chromosome 3L, DkikHiC1v2, whole genome shotgun sequence genomic window carries:
- the LOC108070378 gene encoding putative odorant receptor 69a: MQLEDFMIYPDWVGRMALLPRYNWKGRRSSGKKRTLAKDILLGLGALQLVYHNFGFLVYGIYIDGSSKDPLLYLSEWSTVVSMLAFTIVGTLNLWMLLYNKPQIEEIFQDFEELYKYAAQKKYRTQQYYEAYTRYLRNLVVFYGIAIVYYNLLPFILMLWEHFLTESRHLSYTVQSNTWYPWSVTGSIIGFSAAYVQQATSCQIFMVTIVLAQFLVNFFGTQLEIHFDGLARQLETIDARGPRAKDQLRSLVVYQCRLFKVADRVNSMFDLTFFVGLSASALSLGFLAIQMTTLDFGSAVKNFIGLLIMLIYSFSMCRNGTRLTLAFQDFMRYTDFACRYALMPRFEWKGRESPRQRQTLFQKVIFIMACINLLYYNISLCVYCYLLDRNSMDTLSYVAEISDTGSMLGFTVLGTLNMFVLLKCRPPIEEMLSGLQELFEQRGKCNHQTLYYMEKSSLLMKKFTVFYMVSNCYYNVVPTLVMVYETLSESQELSYRIQTSCWYPWEVVGSMRGFCASYISQIFSSAQNIGFIAIMKFLVNVCTTQLELHFDGLVNQLENLNARDFRSKDKLKSLIFYHHKLLQLAENINRIFNFTFFSEKVMPAAFYNNWYEGDLAYRKMLLILMMRSTKPYMWRTYKLAPVSVTTYMATLKFSYQMFTCVRSLK, from the exons ATGCAGTTGGAGGACTTTATGATTTACCCGGATTGGGTCGGACGAATGGCTCTACTGCCGAGATACAATTGGAAAGGCAGACGTTCATCTGGAAAAAAGCGAACTCTGGCCAAGGACATCCTCCTCGGTTTGGGAGCACTCCAATTGGTGTATCACAATTTCGGCTTCTTGGTGTACGGCATTTATATTGATGGATCTTCAAAGGACCCGCTCCTTTATCTGTCGGAATGGTCCACTGTGGTCAGCATGCTCGCATTCACCATTGTGGGAACCCTCAACCTCTGGATGCTGCTTTACAATAAGCCACAGATCGAGGAGATTTTTCAAGATTTTGAGGAGCTATATAAATACGCAGCACAGAAAAAGTATCGCACACAGCAGTACTACGAGGCGTATACGCGATATTTACGAAATTTAGTTGTTTTCTACGGCATTGCCATTGTGTACTACAATTTGCTGCCTTTCATTCTAATGCTCTGGGAACACTTTCTGACAGAGTCAAGGCATTTAAGCTACACGGTACAGAGCAATACCTGGTATCCCTGGAGCGTAACGGGATCAATTATCGGCTTTAGTGCTGCCTATGTCCAGCAGGCCACTTCGTGTCAGATCTTTATGGTCACCATTGTGCTGGCTCAGTTTTTGGTCAACTTCTTTGGCACCCAATTGGAAATACACTTCGACGGCTTGGCCAGGCAGCTGGAGACAATCGATGCTCGAGGCCCTAGGGCCAAGGACCAGCTAAGATCACTTGTTGTATATCAGTGCCGTCTTTTCAAAGTGGCGGACAGGGTCAATAGCATGTTTGACTTAACGTTCTTCGTTGGCTTGTCAGCAAGTGCCCTGTCCTTGGGTTTCTTGGCCATTCAAATGACCACCTTAGATTTCGGTTCAGCTGTCAAGAATTTCATTGGACTGCTCATAATGCTGATCTATAGTTTCTCCATGTGCCGAAACGGTACACGTCTGACTTTGGCG TTCCAGGATTTTATGCGCTACACTGATTTCGCTTGTCGCTACGCCCTGATGCCGAGATTCGAATGGAAAGGCAGGGAGTCGCCAAGACAACGCCAAACATTGTTTCAAAAAGTCATTTTTATTATGGCATGCAtcaatttactttattataaCATTTCCCTGTGTGTCTACTGCTATCTTCTCGATAGAAATTCTATGGATACTTTATCGTATGTGGCGGAAATATCGGATACGGGCAGCATGCTGGGATTCACTGTCTTAGGAACTCTTAATATGTTTGTGCTGCTAAAATGTAGACCACCGATCGAGGAAATGCTGTCTGGACTGCAGGAACTCTTTGAGCAACGCGGAAAATGTAACCATCAAACCCTTTACTACATGGAAAAATCTTCTCTTTTGATGAAGAAATTCACCGTGTTCTATATGGTTTCCAACTGCTACTACAATGTAGTTCCCACACTAGTTATGGTCTACGAAACTCTTTCGGAGTCCCAGGAACTGAGCTACAGAATACAAACCAGCTGCTGGTATCCCTGGGAAGTTGTAGGCTCAATGCGCGGCTTCTGCGCTTCGTATATAAGCCAAATATTTTCATCTGCCCAAAACATAGGCTTCATAGCCATCATGAAGTTTTTGGTCAATGTCTGCACCACCCAACTAGAACTTCACTTTGATGGTTTGGTCAATCAGTTGGAAAACCTGAATGCCAGGGACTTTAGATCCAAGGACAAGCTCAAATCATTGATTTTCTACCATCACAAATTATTGCAATTAGCTGAGAATATAAATCGTATTTTtaactttacttttttt AGTGAAAAAGTAATGCCAGCTGCCTTTTATAACAACTGGTATGAGGGTGATCTTGCCTATAGAAAAATGCTGCTTATTTTGATGATGCGCTCCACAAAACCTTATATGTGGAGAACCTATAAGCTGGCACCAGTATCGGTAACCACCTACATGGCT ACTCTGAAGTTTTCTTACCAAATGTTTACCTGCGTGCGctccttaaaataa
- the LOC108070379 gene encoding putative odorant receptor 69a, translating to MLWEHFMTESKELSYQIQSSTWYPWQIQGSVLGFGAAFILQTFSCQLLMASIMISQYLVSFCGTQLEIHFDGLARQLEALDARHPTAKDQFSKWQTSLTTATIGMCFLAFSMTMFEVGEAVKHLLELIIFVIFYHVSRWHSFDFCGSFFKEN from the exons ATGCTTTGGGAACACTTCATGACGGAGTCAAAGGAGCTGAGTTACCAGATTCAGAGCAGTACCTGGTATCCCTGGCAGATCCAAGGCTCAGTCCTTGGCTTTGGTGCTGCGTTTATCCTTCAGACTTTCTCGTGTCAGCTGCTAATGGCCTCCATTATGATAAGTCAGTACCTCGTCAGCTTCTGCGGTACTCAGTTGGAAATCCATTTCGATGGCTTGGCCAGGCAACTGGAGGCCCTTGACGCTCGTCACCCCACGGCCAAGGATCAGTTTtccaaatggcaaacaag TTTAACGACGGCGACCATTGGAATGTGCTTTTTGGCCTTCTCCATGACCATGTTCGAGGTGGGCGAAGCCGTCAAGCACTTGCTGGAACTGATTATATTCGTGATATTTTACCATGTGTCGCGATGGCACTCATTTGACTTTTGCG GTtcatttttcaaagaaaattaa
- the LOC108070397 gene encoding malate dehydrogenase, mitochondrial — protein sequence MLLLDGLKLLSNIALAAPWRLSRRTFKVAIVGAGGGIGQPLSLLLRSGPGIKELALHDLVEMKGIATDLSHVSKSGMVTSFSGENMLEPAVSCADLVVVAAGMPRLPGMQRDQLMAANGQVAVKVATAVSVACPEALLAFITNPVNMIVPAAAEVLKVNGIYDPCRLFGITTLDVVRSEKFIGDFMKISPDNVKIPVIGGHAGITILPLFSQCQPEFHGDKAVIKEMTHRIQEAGTEVVKAKAGKGSATLSMAFAGARFVDSLLRGLKGEKGIVECAYVASELTDAPFFASPLELGKDGIERFLPLPTMSSTEEEAVAKLIPVVQENAKEGIDFARKCLEESMEVFPSSLP from the coding sequence ATGTTACTACTAGACGGACTTAAGCTCCTATCAAATATCGCTCTAGCCGCTCCATGGCGCTTATCCCGCCGCACTTTCAAGGTGGCCATTGTGGGAGCCGGCGGAGGTATCGGCCAACCATTGTCGCTCCTCCTGCGCAGCGGTCCAGGAATTAAAGAACTCGCTTTGCACGACCTTGTCGAGATGAAGGGAATCGCCACGGATCTGTCCCACGTCAGCAAGTCGGGAATGGTAACAAGCTTCTCGGGGGAAAATATGCTAGAGCCGGCAGTGAGTTGCGCGGATTTGGTGGTTGTGGCCGCCGGAATGCCCCGCTTGCCTGGAATGCAGCGGGACCAGCTGATGGCCGCCAATGGCCAAGTGGCCGTTAAGGTGGCCACTGCCGTTAGCGTGGCCTGTCCCGAAGCACTACTCGCCTTTATTACCAATCCCGTAAATATGATTGTGCCAGCCGCCGCAGAGGTTCTCAAAGTTAATGGGATCTATGATCCTTGCCGCCTCTTCGGGATTACAACCTTGGATGTGGTGCGCTCGGAGAAGTTTATTGGCGACTTTATGAAGATCTCGCCGGATAATGTCAAGATTCCAGTGATTGGTGGCCATGCCGGGATCACCATTCTGCCGCTCTTCTCGCAGTGCCAGCCAGAGTTCCATGGCGACAAAGCTGTGATTAAGGAAATGACTCATCGCATCCAGGAGGCAGGCACAGAGGTGGTCAAGGCCAAGGCAGGCAAGGGATCAGCCACCCTGTCGATGGCCTTTGCTGGAGCCAGATTCGTGGACTCCTTGCTGCGCGGATTGAAAGGAGAGAAGGGCATTGTAGAGTGCGCTTATGTTGCCTCGGAGCTGACAGATGCTCCCTTCTTTGCCAGTCCCTTGGAACTAGGAAAGGATGGGATCGAGCGCTTCCTGCCACTTCCAACTATGAGCAGCACTGAAGAGGAGGCAGTGGCCAAGCTAATACCTGTCGTGCAAGAGAATGCCAAGGAGGGTATTGATTTTGCTCGGAAGTGCTTGGAGGAGAGCATGGAGGTTTTCCCATCATCTTTGCCATGA
- the LOC108070398 gene encoding malate dehydrogenase, producing MFGLLKCAQPLLGKLHSSQSNRRGLKVAVVGAAGGIGQPLSLLLKLNPHIEHLALHDLRNTQGVAMDLSHIDTPATVCPFEGGDGKSLRRAMFMADIVVVPAGLPRQPGMSRTDLVKVNASVAADVAFAASEVCPRAFIAFITNPVNVVVPLAATVLKAKCNYDPNRLFGVTSLDLVRARTFVGDALNVNPLKVEVPVIGGHTGKTILPILSQCTPAYNGTDEEVEELIKRIQGAGTEVVNAKKGEGSATLSMAHAANLFVGNLIKAIKGSDKPIVECAYVESEVTEAQFFATPFVLGPQGIKENLGLPDMNDVEMEALEKMLPELKANIEAGIKLGKDFAGQD from the coding sequence ATGTTTGGCCTTTTGAAATGCGCTCAACCGCTCTTAGGAAAACTTCACAGCAGCCAAAGTAACAGGCGTGGCCTCAAGGTCGCCGTAGTGGGCGCTGCAGGCGGCATAGGGCAGCCGCTGTCCCTGCTGCTGAAGCTCAATCCTCACATCGAGCACCTGGCGCTGCACGACTTAAGGAATACACAAGGAGTGGCAATGGACCTGTCGCACATCGACACCCCTGCGACAGTCTGCCCCTTCGAGGGCGGAGACGGAAAGAGCCTGAGGAGGGCAATGTTCATGGCGGACATCGTGGTGGTTCCGGCTGGACTTCCCCGCCAGCCAGGAATGTCACGGACCGATTTGGTGAAAGTGAATGCCTCTGTGGCGGCGGATGTTGCCTTCGCCGCCAGCGAAGTGTGTCCCAGGGCCTTTATTGCTTTCATCACAAATCCAGTAAACGTTGTTGTGCCCCTCGCGGCCACAGTTCTCAAGGCCAAGTGCAATTACGATCCAAACCGCCTCTTTGGCGTCACCAGTCTCGACTTGGTGCGTGCAAGGACCTTTGTGGGGGACGCCCTCAATGTGAACCCGTTGAAAGTGGAGGTGCCGGTGATCGGAGGGCACACCGGTAAAACCATCTTGCCCATCTTGTCGCAGTGCACGCCCGCCTACAATGGCACCGACGAAGAAGTCGAGGAGTTGATCAAGCGCATCCAAGGAGCAGGAACCGAAGTTGTCAACGCCAAGAAGGGCGAGGGATCGGCCACCCTCTCGATGGCCCATGCCGCCAACCTATTCGTTGGCAATCTGATCAAGGCCATCAAGGGCAGTGACAAGCCCATCGTGGAGTGCGCATATGTGGAATCGGAGGTCACCGAGGCCCAGTTCTTTGCCACGCCATTCGTCCTGGGACCGCAGGGCATCAAGGAGAACCTCGGACTGCCCGATATGAACGATGTCGAGATGGAGGCATTGGAGAAAATGCTGC
- the Or69a gene encoding uncharacterized protein Or69a, giving the protein MQFHDYMEYIDIGCLMACIPRYQWSKRPLGRDPRRQGRKALLVLGIICAISQIIGVFMYWYIYERIQEDTAAFVAGMAEMCGSLMLTMVGFSNIYALIKNHSQIEAVLEELQKLYPGPRERHYRCQHYYEIAIFIMKCEFRFYVIFYIYYNSAPLFMLLWENFKEGQELTYRTQTNTWFPWRVHGSALGFELAYLSIVMASFIGVGFSLVTQNLVCIFTFQLKLHYDAMASQLQNLDARHPQSKEQLKIGFSWILQIADQFNIILNFNFMSSLIGSTIAFCMTSVAVLLLDSASAFKAFSGLVAFVFYQFIICYLGTEVNLATAKEVTVCDKMQFNDYMKYLDKGCGIAFAPRYQWTGRPAIKSNHKCFKKGIFLLGAVLLGYQNIGVIIYWYIYGRTVKDTKSFVAELSEMCGYLMLTFVGIGNILTFTLNRPQIEVAFKNLQDLYPRPGQRHYRCQHYFDLPLFLMKLQYWFYVMFLVYYNGFPILLLVWEYLTEAKTLSYRAQTKAWYPWKIYGSAIGYSASLCCQALGCLIGVGMSLAALNIVSVFTFQLKLHYDAMASQLLSLDSRHPKAHKKLKSLIAYHCRILQLGEQFNHILNFYFVATLIGSTIAICMTSVAVLLLDLASAFKAILGIVAFVLYHFVICYMGTEVNLALVGRKAEGTAGFVAEISEAAGAMMLTSIGICNIWALTYYRTEIEEVLTELKELYPRPKEMHYRQQHYFELANRFMKYEFIFYWAFCDHPSVL; this is encoded by the exons ATGCAGTTCCACGATTATATGGAGTACATAGATATAGGATGCCTGATGGCTTGCATACCGCGATATCAATGGAGCAAGCGGCCTTTGGGCAGGGATCCGCGCAGGCAGGGCAGAAAGGCTCTCCTAGTACTGGGTATCATTTGTGCGATCTCTCAAATTATTGGTGTATTTATGTATTGGTACATTTACGAGCGCATACAAGAAGACACTGCTGCATTTGTGGCCGGAATGGCGGAAATGTGCGGATCTCTGATGCTAACTATGGTGGGATTCTCCAATATTTATGCTTTGATAAAGAATCATTCCCAGATCGAGGCGGTGCTCGAAGAGCTCCAGAAGCTATATCCCGGTCCCAGAGAAAGGCACTATCGCTGCCAGCACTACTATGAAATAGCTATTTTCATAATGAAATGCGAGTTCAGATTCTATGTGATATTCTACATTTACTATAATAGTGCGCCCCTGTTCATGCTCCTCTGGGAAAATTTTAAGGAGGGTCAGGAGCTGACCTACAGAACGCAGACCAACACCTGGTTTCCCTGGAGGGTCCACGGTTCAGCCTTGGGATTCGAATTAGCTTACCTCAGCATAGTCATGGCCTCGTTCATTGGCGTGGGCTTCAGCTTAGTTACCCAGAATTTGGTGTGCATATTCACCTTCCAGCTGAAACTGCACTACGATGCCATGGCCAGTCAGTTGCAGAACCTTGATGCCCGACATCCCCAATCCAAGGAGCAGCTGAAGATTGGATTCAGTTGGATTCTCCAGATCGCAGACCAATTCAATATCATCCTAAACTTTAATTTCATGAGCAGCCTCATTGGCTCCACTATTGCGTTTTGCATGACGAGTGTCGCTGTGCTCCTGCTGGATTCGGCATCCGCCTTCAAGGCTTTTAGTGGCCTGGTGGCCTTTGTGTTCTATCAGTTTATCATCTGTTACTTGGGGACAGAAGTCAATTTGGCG ACGGCAAAGGAGGTCACAGTGTGCGACAAGATGCAGTTCAATGACTATATGAAGTATCTTGACAAGGGCTGCGGCATTGCCTTTGCCCCACGATATCAATGGACGGGACGACCAGCAATTAAATCGAATCACAAGTGCTTTAAGAAGGGTATTTTTCTGCTCGGGGCCGTTTTATTGGGCTACCAGAATATTGGAGTGATTATCTATTGGTATATATACGGCCGAACGGTAAAGGATACGAAATCGTTCGTTGCGGAACTATCAGAGATGTGTGGCTACCTCATGCTCACTTTTGTGGGAATTGGTAACATATTGACATTCACGCTGAATCGTCCACAAATCGAAGTGGCGTTCAAGAATCTACAAGATCTATATCCCAGACCTGGTCAAAGGCACTATCGCTGCCAACACTACTTTGATCTACCACTATTTCTAATGAAGCTCCAGTACTGGTTTTATGTGATGTTTTTGGTGTATTACAACGGATTTCCCATCTTGCTGCTTGTTTGGGAATATCTGACGGAGGCGAAAACCCTGAGTTACAGGGCGCAAACCAAGGCGTGGTATCCGTGGAAGATTTATGGCTCCGCCATCGGATATAGTGCATCTCTCTGTTGCCAAGCCCTGGGCTGTTTAATAGGCGTTGGCATGAGCTTGGCTGCCTTAAATATAGTCAGCGTATTTACCTTCCAGTTGAAGCTGCACTACGACGCCATGGCGAGCCAGTTACTAAGTCTCGATTCGCGTCATCCCAAGGCCCACAAGAAGTTAAAATCTCTGATCGCCTATCATTGCCGGATTCTCCAGCTCGGCGAGCAATTCAATCACATCCTTAACTTCTACTTTGTGGCAACTTTAATTGGTTCCACAATTGCAATTTGCATGACGAGTGTGGCAGTGCTTCTGCTGGATTTGGCATCTGCCTTTAAGGCTATCCTTGGTATAGTGGCCTTTGTCTTATACCATTTTGTCATCTGCTACATGGGCACCGAGGTCAACTTGGCG TTGGTGGGTCGCAAGGCAGAGGGCACGGCCGGTTTCGTGGCGGAGATATCGGAGGCTGCCGGAGCCATGATGCTCACCTCCATTGGAATCTGTAATATCTGGGCCCTCACTTACTACCGTACTGAGATCGAGGAAGTACTCACAGAGCTGAAGGAGCTTTATCCAAGACCCAAGGAGATGCATTATCGGCAGCAGCACTATTTCGAGTTGGCTAATCGCTTCATGAAGTAcgagtttatattttattgggCCTTCTGCGACCACCCATCTGTTCTGTGA